One Serpentinicella alkaliphila DNA segment encodes these proteins:
- a CDS encoding ATP-binding protein: MSEFYKHLSSELGLEPMHKKTDNFKNIQAEINRYSIEKRITPVIIIDEANYINNAVLNDLKMLFNFDMDSKDRAVVILVGLPQLNNTLRLVANEPLRQRVTMNYNLDSLGEKNHFLI, encoded by the coding sequence GTGAGTGAGTTCTACAAACATCTGTCATCAGAACTAGGCCTTGAGCCAATGCATAAAAAAACAGACAACTTTAAAAATATACAAGCAGAAATAAACAGGTATTCCATTGAGAAACGTATAACCCCAGTAATAATAATAGATGAAGCTAACTACATCAACAATGCTGTACTTAATGACCTTAAAATGCTTTTTAATTTTGATATGGATTCAAAAGATAGAGCCGTAGTTATTCTTGTAGGCTTGCCTCAGCTTAATAATACTTTAAGATTAGTTGCTAATGAACCATTAAGACAAAGAGTTACTATGAACTATAATCTCGATAGTCTCGGAGAGAAGAATCACTTTCTTATATAA
- a CDS encoding DEAD/DEAH box helicase family protein — translation MIDYISRYGLDFNPFIKNTKDIVVETSEYNEIIYRLNYLLNNKGFGVITGGPGRGKTTAIRSQGLMGLITLYTRLYILHCQHLQ, via the coding sequence ATGATCGATTACATTAGCAGATATGGGCTTGACTTTAACCCATTCATAAAGAACACAAAAGATATCGTAGTGGAGACATCTGAATACAATGAAATAATCTACAGGCTTAATTATCTTTTAAACAATAAAGGTTTCGGAGTAATTACAGGTGGTCCAGGACGGGGTAAGACTACGGCAATTAGGAGTCAAGGGTTAATGGGCTTAATAACTCTTTATACAAGGTTATATATACTTCACTGTCAACACTTACAGTGA
- a CDS encoding DDE-type integrase/transposase/recombinase, translated as MRRYERAHINEVWCGDSSVGPYIKIDGTKKRTYIIALLDDASRYIVGIDIFFNDTFINLMSIMKTAVTRFGRPKILNFDNGSCYKNKQMELLVARIGSTINYCAPYTPTSKAKVERWFKTLKDQWMSH; from the coding sequence ATGAGGCGATATGAAAGAGCCCACATAAATGAAGTATGGTGTGGCGACAGTAGTGTTGGTCCTTATATTAAAATAGATGGAACAAAAAAACGCACCTATATCATTGCACTACTTGATGATGCTTCAAGATATATTGTTGGAATTGATATCTTTTTTAATGATACCTTCATAAATCTTATGTCTATCATGAAAACAGCTGTCACAAGATTTGGAAGACCAAAGATTTTAAATTTTGATAATGGATCATGCTATAAAAATAAACAGATGGAACTTCTAGTTGCAAGGATAGGTTCAACCATAAATTACTGTGCTCCATACACTCCAACCAGTAAAGCGAAAGTAGAAAGGTGGTTTAAAACATTGAAAGATCAATGGATGTCTCACTAA
- a CDS encoding DUF6431 domain-containing protein has product MITLITDKINTFNQISYNKFLDTINLYQLSCSCTLSGCLIKHGYYNRSIKTPEGFITLSILRMKCKRCGKTHAIFPKFIVPYSQILLNDHISIIRAYISNDSFESIMTTNEYIDESNIRYVISMYLRYWKEALAAFGFSIADDIVSIIRHCLSTFKRQFMQIKCIPNIIFT; this is encoded by the coding sequence ATGATAACTCTAATTACAGATAAAATCAATACATTTAATCAAATTTCATATAATAAATTTCTTGATACTATAAACCTCTACCAATTATCTTGCTCCTGTACCTTGTCTGGCTGCCTTATTAAACATGGTTACTATAACCGTTCTATTAAGACACCCGAAGGTTTCATTACACTGTCCATTTTGCGCATGAAATGTAAACGCTGTGGCAAGACGCATGCCATATTCCCTAAGTTTATCGTTCCTTACTCCCAAATACTTCTTAATGACCATATATCAATTATAAGAGCATATATTTCCAATGATTCATTTGAATCCATTATGACTACCAATGAATATATAGATGAAAGTAACATCAGATATGTTATCAGTATGTATTTAAGGTACTGGAAGGAAGCTCTTGCTGCTTTCGGATTTTCTATTGCCGATGATATCGTATCCATCATAAGACACTGTCTTTCTACATTCAAACGGCAGTTTATGCAGATTAAATGCATACCAAATATTATATTTACATAA
- a CDS encoding TVP38/TMEM64 family protein, translating to MILQAFVAPIPAFLITGANGVVFGLVGGTIISWSGAMLGAAGTFYLARSLGMGFVQRWFQKNNSIIVKVQEISTEHGMKVILIGRLIPFISFDFLSYAAGLSNIRFLDFLIATGIGMLPGTVLYVFLGDHIFTLSRYSDSLTILITVGIGIYIIYHFMKKNRIKG from the coding sequence ATGATATTACAAGCTTTTGTTGCACCAATACCTGCATTTTTAATTACTGGAGCAAATGGTGTTGTTTTTGGACTCGTTGGGGGAACCATAATTTCTTGGAGCGGTGCTATGCTTGGTGCTGCAGGTACATTTTACCTTGCTCGTAGTCTTGGTATGGGTTTTGTACAAAGGTGGTTCCAGAAAAATAATTCTATAATAGTTAAAGTCCAAGAAATCAGTACAGAACATGGCATGAAAGTAATCTTGATTGGTCGACTAATACCTTTTATTTCTTTTGATTTTTTAAGCTATGCTGCGGGCTTAAGTAATATACGGTTTTTAGATTTCTTAATAGCTACGGGAATTGGAATGCTGCCAGGGACGGTGCTGTATGTATTCTTAGGCGATCACATCTTCACACTTAGTAGATATTCAGATAGTTTAACTATTTTGATTACTGTCGGTATTGGGATATATATCATCTATCATTTCATGAAGAAAAATAGAATCAAGGGATGA
- a CDS encoding TVP38/TMEM64 family protein, whose translation MAKEVVEQEKKSNTGKLIAVVLLIATGFFIAWKTGVVSKLQDVEAMQAFLKSFGIWGYLVFIFVFIVACVFMLPGSMLTIVGGIAFGPIIGGVVSLIGATFGATAAFLVAKYVARGMIEDKIGQNQMFKKIDDGVEKNGTSFLILTRLVPVFPFSFQNYAYGLTKIDLSTYFIVSLLCMTPGAFIYAYMAGEIVTNGFSAGLLVKFAIAGIILFLISLIPKYIAKKKGIDMNDLK comes from the coding sequence ATGGCAAAGGAAGTAGTCGAACAAGAAAAGAAGTCTAATACAGGTAAGCTCATTGCTGTAGTATTGCTGATAGCCACAGGATTTTTTATAGCGTGGAAGACTGGTGTTGTAAGTAAACTACAGGATGTAGAGGCAATGCAAGCATTCTTAAAATCATTTGGCATATGGGGTTACTTGGTATTCATATTTGTGTTTATTGTTGCTTGTGTATTTATGTTACCAGGGTCTATGCTTACAATTGTAGGTGGAATTGCCTTTGGACCGATCATAGGTGGAGTAGTTTCTCTTATCGGTGCAACCTTTGGTGCTACGGCGGCATTCTTAGTTGCGAAATATGTTGCGAGGGGAATGATCGAAGACAAGATTGGTCAAAATCAAATGTTCAAAAAAATAGATGATGGTGTAGAAAAGAACGGCACTAGTTTTTTAATATTAACTCGTTTGGTTCCTGTTTTCCCATTCTCATTTCAAAACTATGCTTATGGATTAACCAAAATAGACCTATCCACTTACTTTATCGTGTCGTTATTGTGTATGACACCTGGAGCATTCATCTATGCTTATATGGCTGGTGAAATAGTAACAAATGGTTTCTCAGCAGGATTACTTGTAAAATTTGCAATTGCAGGTATAATTCTATTCCTTATTTCACTGATACCTAAATATATTGCGAAGAAAAAAGGAATTGACATGAATGATTTAAAATAA
- a CDS encoding (Fe-S)-binding protein: protein MAETKRVFIPGCSLPSYNPEAVKSVIEYLQVELPGTGSILKCCGKPTKALGQIKKFQERYGEFQKEVDNLGAEEIIVACQSCYKTMSQYSSNQKVISLWTLLPQIGLPKEAIGKGKSSDVVFSIHDSCPTRDEKEIHDGIRWIMNELGYKVEEPPHTRENTRCCGFGGMVVPANPDLALRVMKRRTDEMKSDHVVAYCAACRESMVKGDKKAVHILDLIFGPVYTSKTEFPGVPSSPIKSWINRYKSKQNINKVL from the coding sequence ATGGCTGAAACAAAGAGAGTGTTCATACCAGGATGTAGTTTACCTTCATATAATCCTGAAGCTGTTAAAAGCGTAATTGAATATTTACAAGTAGAGCTACCAGGAACTGGCTCGATACTAAAATGTTGTGGGAAACCTACTAAGGCATTAGGTCAAATCAAAAAATTTCAGGAAAGATATGGAGAATTTCAAAAGGAAGTTGATAACTTAGGGGCTGAGGAAATAATAGTGGCATGCCAATCATGCTATAAGACGATGTCACAATATAGCTCGAATCAGAAAGTAATTTCATTATGGACATTATTACCTCAAATTGGCCTTCCTAAGGAAGCCATCGGTAAAGGGAAAAGCAGTGATGTCGTATTTTCAATTCACGACTCCTGTCCAACCAGAGATGAAAAAGAAATCCATGATGGAATTCGATGGATTATGAATGAACTAGGATATAAGGTTGAAGAACCACCTCATACCAGGGAGAATACAAGATGCTGTGGTTTTGGTGGAATGGTAGTGCCTGCTAACCCAGATTTGGCATTACGGGTTATGAAGAGAAGAACGGATGAAATGAAATCGGACCATGTTGTTGCTTATTGCGCTGCATGTAGGGAATCTATGGTTAAGGGAGACAAAAAAGCAGTTCATATATTAGATTTGATATTCGGGCCTGTATATACTTCAAAAACTGAATTCCCAGGAGTACCTTCAAGTCCAATAAAAAGCTGGATAAACAGATATAAGTCTAAACAAAACATCAATAAAGTACTGTAG
- a CDS encoding FAD-dependent oxidoreductase — MKKFTYPKEVLDKMKDIVDDCMGDAPAYCEATCPMHTDVKGYVNLICEGKHEEAIRRIREKLFLPGSLGRICAHPCEENCKRGELFRQPMSIAALKRFVADKYDNESNWDLSKNPDKSKKVAIIGAGPAGAQAALDLRKKGYNVTIFEKLQVVGGMMRVGIPEYRLPRNIIDFEYSFLTKLGVEIKLGIEIGKDISFEELRNKFDAVIIAVGAHKGVVIPVQGHDLTGVSNAVDFLREVSLTRKFKIGKKIAVIGGGNVAIDVARSARRVGAEEVHLVCLEPKEQMPAHDWEIEEAEEEGVIIHDSFGPEQIIGKDGKVFGFEIKKCVSIIDKEGKFNPKFDMNMMKTLDVDNVIFAVGQEVDNSFIPQGMLETIRGGRFNADPTTLQTKLKNVCIAGDASGRSVIVIEAMAEGRKAAISVDRYLNNVDMMENREYEGAYKTWLETDINLDVEDLPRVKTQQLAPKDRIKSFVEVDLGLTEKQAIEEASRCLKCECKLCMKECLMLNDYCECPKELFANILKSGEVDPIIPYSCNMCNQCTIACPKDFVMADRFFDVRKLMINANGGKSPMKGHGAIEMHQTLGFSKFFNIAKPAKISAKTKATAKNE; from the coding sequence GTGAAGAAGTTTACATATCCAAAAGAAGTCTTAGATAAGATGAAAGATATTGTGGATGATTGCATGGGAGATGCACCCGCTTATTGTGAAGCTACTTGTCCTATGCATACAGATGTAAAAGGTTATGTAAATCTTATTTGTGAAGGCAAGCATGAAGAAGCAATTAGACGAATAAGAGAAAAGCTTTTTTTGCCCGGGTCTTTAGGAAGAATTTGTGCCCATCCGTGTGAAGAAAACTGTAAGAGAGGGGAGTTATTTAGACAGCCGATGTCCATCGCTGCCTTAAAGAGATTTGTTGCTGATAAGTATGACAACGAAAGTAATTGGGATCTTAGTAAAAATCCTGATAAGTCTAAGAAGGTCGCTATTATTGGAGCAGGTCCTGCAGGTGCTCAAGCTGCATTGGACTTAAGAAAGAAAGGTTATAATGTAACAATATTTGAAAAGCTTCAAGTAGTAGGGGGGATGATGAGAGTCGGTATTCCAGAATATAGATTACCTAGAAATATTATTGACTTTGAATATAGTTTTCTTACTAAACTAGGCGTAGAAATAAAACTAGGTATTGAAATAGGTAAGGACATTTCCTTTGAGGAATTAAGAAATAAGTTCGATGCAGTAATTATTGCTGTAGGCGCTCATAAAGGTGTGGTAATTCCCGTACAAGGACATGATCTTACGGGAGTTTCAAATGCAGTTGATTTTTTAAGAGAAGTTAGCTTAACGAGAAAGTTTAAAATAGGCAAGAAAATAGCCGTTATAGGTGGAGGTAACGTTGCAATAGACGTTGCAAGAAGTGCTAGAAGAGTTGGTGCAGAAGAAGTACATCTTGTATGCTTAGAGCCAAAGGAACAGATGCCTGCCCATGATTGGGAAATAGAAGAAGCTGAAGAAGAAGGTGTTATTATTCATGATAGCTTTGGACCAGAACAAATAATTGGAAAAGATGGTAAGGTTTTTGGCTTTGAAATTAAGAAATGCGTATCTATTATTGACAAAGAAGGTAAATTCAATCCTAAGTTTGATATGAACATGATGAAAACTTTAGATGTTGATAATGTAATATTTGCAGTTGGTCAGGAGGTAGACAATTCTTTTATTCCTCAAGGAATGCTTGAAACGATTAGAGGTGGAAGGTTTAATGCGGATCCTACTACACTTCAAACGAAACTGAAAAATGTTTGCATAGCTGGAGATGCCAGTGGCAGATCCGTTATCGTAATTGAAGCCATGGCTGAAGGTAGAAAAGCTGCCATATCAGTAGATAGATATTTAAATAATGTAGATATGATGGAGAACAGAGAATATGAGGGAGCATATAAAACTTGGTTAGAAACAGATATTAACTTAGATGTTGAAGATTTGCCAAGAGTAAAGACACAACAGCTTGCTCCCAAGGACAGAATAAAAAGTTTTGTAGAAGTTGATTTGGGTTTAACTGAGAAGCAGGCGATAGAAGAAGCATCAAGATGTTTAAAATGTGAATGTAAGCTGTGTATGAAAGAATGTTTAATGCTTAACGACTATTGTGAATGTCCAAAGGAATTATTTGCAAATATATTAAAGTCTGGGGAAGTAGACCCTATTATACCTTATTCATGTAATATGTGTAATCAATGTACAATAGCCTGTCCAAAAGACTTTGTAATGGCAGATCGATTCTTTGATGTTAGAAAGCTAATGATTAATGCAAACGGGGGTAAGTCACCGATGAAGGGACACGGTGCAATAGAAATGCATCAGACATTAGGTTTCTCAAAATTTTTCAATATTGCAAAACCAGCAAAAATTAGTGCCAAAACAAAAGCAACTGCTAAAAACGAGTAA
- a CDS encoding transposase, translating to MPWTAGFLCKDFFNWLTDHQYDWVTKAKRNTDFYRKEIENITGRERFIPVKPSMLIKEVFFKLLISGLKDKVSAISIPNIYIKLPYRLVGKQGKVVTKYRYTPIAAVVATRLKEDTEMMKDEFEKNKEVAATYRGAYLLISNRVDNPEEALDAYIKRWSIEVFFRTAKQELGLNSCHSTSESHHYAHIELIFTKKTLLVYARWELNNKGVKKASPTAKWSETFSTPHTVSL from the coding sequence TTGCCATGGACCGCCGGGTTTTTATGCAAAGACTTTTTTAATTGGCTCACAGATCATCAATATGATTGGGTTACTAAGGCAAAACGTAATACTGACTTTTATCGAAAAGAAATTGAGAATATTACAGGCCGAGAACGCTTTATCCCTGTAAAGCCTTCAATGCTTATTAAAGAAGTTTTTTTCAAACTTCTTATTAGTGGTCTAAAAGATAAAGTAAGTGCTATATCCATACCTAATATTTATATCAAGTTACCCTACCGTTTAGTTGGAAAGCAGGGTAAAGTAGTAACTAAGTATCGTTATACGCCTATTGCGGCAGTTGTAGCTACAAGACTCAAAGAAGATACTGAAATGATGAAGGATGAATTTGAGAAAAACAAAGAGGTTGCGGCTACATATCGTGGGGCTTACCTTTTGATTAGTAATAGGGTCGATAATCCTGAAGAAGCTTTAGATGCATATATTAAGCGTTGGAGCATTGAGGTTTTTTTTAGAACTGCAAAACAAGAACTGGGGTTGAATTCTTGCCACTCAACGTCGGAAAGTCATCATTACGCCCATATTGAGCTCATTTTTACAAAGAAAACTTTACTTGTCTATGCAAGATGGGAACTCAATAATAAAGGCGTCAAGAAGGCTTCACCCACGGCGAAATGGTCCGAAACTTTTTCAACGCCACATACCGTATCGTTATAA